A single region of the Lotus japonicus ecotype B-129 chromosome 4, LjGifu_v1.2 genome encodes:
- the LOC130711218 gene encoding protein CHROMATIN REMODELING 4: MKENKSSAPKLLNGNWVTKRKRRKLPVGPDQPSGKEQSNVKEDNSVTSESSRNASTKRMIKTDVATKHQFSSKKRGNDGYFFECVVCDNGGDLLCCDSCPRTYHLKCLNPPLKRIPTGKWQCPSCVEGNDQLAPKNHLDSFSKRARTKIVTGKSKGGDNSLNLEKVSAIFGSKLISKKRSSTKGKSLSSMGVNSVKFFGKKPIPSQVDATCSDKPVDPSLGSCVEGDADEKISNLSPSVSPKDRKSTSPAKEDSSSSKFNNLEANDEQLEGKTDLSCNKIPLRKTLVLAIAAGGEEVKKRKHKVVDDNAVQKKRRTEKGKKIVNTSIKSKSGNSKVQKKKSMAHTISTSVLKKDVGNKNSDAQQKDEKLSQVMKDTSNELDRAGSNVDKSEMREDIAIVEGLQVDRVLGCRIQGENMDSLRHLSLNIVDDSPSGDQLISENQTRQLEDNSPCDNDLDVESTENLVDGPQNVKSSDKEVELKNTDGVERIHVYRRSITKESKKGNRVDSLSKTTDGIGSSPGNGKDQDDTTVSAEPLEKPNDKMDTEESIDVTLRSERSSELPKNCEIHVSLETKQKELDVEKGMSSSVHNKVQDANVVESACPNEEKISFEFLVKWVGKSHIHNSWISESHLKALAKRKLENYKAKYGMAIINICEERWKHPQRLLALRPSQHGRSEAFVKWTGLPYDECTWEKIDEPVLQNSSHLITIFKKLEALTVEKDASKENSRKHNDRQNDICNLTEQPKELKGGALFPHQLEALNWLRKCWYRSKNVILADEMGLGKTVSACAFLSSLYFEFKVSLPCLVLVPLSTMPNWLSEFSLWAPDVNVVEYHGSAKARAIIRQYEWHANGPSGLNKKTEAYKFNVLLTTYEMVLADSSHLRGVPWEVLIVDEGHRLKNSGSKLFSLLNTFSFQHRVLLTGTPLQNNLGEMYNLLNFLQPASFPSLTSFEEKFNDLATAEKVDELKKLVAPHMLRRLKKDAMKNIPPKTERMVPVELSSIQAEYYRAMLTKNYQILRNIGKGVAQQSMLNIVMQLRKVCNHPYLIPGTEPDSGSVEFLHEMRIKASAKLTLLHSMLKILHREGHRVLIFSQMTKLLDILEDYLNIEFGPKTYERVDGSVSVADRQTAIARFNQDKSRFVFLLSTRSCGLGINLATADTVIIYDSDFNPHADIQAMNRAHRIGQSNRLLVYRLVVRASVEERILQLAKKKLMLDQLFVNKSGSQKEVEDILKWGTEELFNDSPGLNGKDISENSISNKDEAVADIEHKHRKRTGGLGDVYQDKCTDIGSKILWDENAILKLLDRSNLQDGSTDIAEGDSENDMLGSVKAIEWNDEPTEDHVVGESPPDGTDDMCPNSEKKEDNVVIGNEENEWDRLLRVRWEKYQSEEEAVLGRGKRQRKTVSYREVYAPYPSEAMNESGGEEEKAPEPEPEREYTPAGRALKAKFAKLRARQKERLAQRNAVKESHPTEGFPVPGSESQTPPPAIAKGGGDLGAGPVHSVPEGPSINLNDSEYAQLSEGQISNADSLPRIDKHRKHKMRGPVDVSVNNPGRSLPEIFLPNHHNKGRLNMTNTMPTNNLLPVLGLCAPNANQTESSERNISKLNWRQNRHGTRQEFPFNLAACAGTSMDAEVRSKETAANTKLSDASTENLQQNFKNCILDNSLPFVPFPPSVRGKESDAFESSRARFTAFQEKMALPNLPFDERLLGRFPLTTKSMANSHMDLLSNLSLGGRHEALNAAMQDLPTMPALPNFKMPPEDLFRYNQQDMDVPPTLGLGQRPTTFSSFPENHRKVLENIMMRTGSGSSSLLKKKSKLDGWSEDELDSLWIGVRRHGKGNWDAMLRDPKLRFSKHKLSEDLSVRWEEEQVKVFQGPPFPVQRSSKATKSTKPAHFPISDGMMERALQGSKFLLPPKFQNHLTDMKLGRCDSPSSLPPFRALDRPSLQSDHFAPLPSWSYDMNRAKFPEDAPAETSDRPGSSNNVPTERPFLLNSFGASSLSSLGLNCSGSIGTQQKEDDQGSRKRGKLPVRLEGAANDMCDDRVNVGYGESSGSGLLSNPIRPELVHSKGEEAAGSSMSKDKLPHWLRQAVTSPAKLPDPELPPTVTAIAHSIRMLYGEDKPTIPPFVIPGPPPSLPKDPRRGLKKRKRKLDKHKPVLPDSTGTSKDFQSSHHVDNGASSSTPLAPPFPLPQTGTAAPQQIEPDLNLPPLNLANPPHSAVYHLKKASSELSPSPEVLQLVASCVAPGPHLPSVPSSSCIAFEDMFPLPRPVGKAKFKDSEGAYKNMKPGKISPEIRCSPPEEHQVEQHPVSGESSKTQSDSSQVERPNVEEVSSEGTVSDHAVREQETGCTLSDKDE, from the exons ATGAAGGAAAACAAATCATCAGCACCTAAACTGCTTAACGGGAACTGGGTTACAAAGCGCAAGCGGAGGAAGCTTCCTGTAGGACCGGATCAACCCTCTGGTAAAGAGCAATCCAATGTTAAAGAAGACAATTCAGTAACATCTGAATCTTCTAGGAATGCTTCAACTAAACGTATGATAAAGACTGATGTAGCTACTAAGCATCAATTTTCATCTAAGAAGAGAGGAAATGATGGG TATTTCTTTGAATGCGTGGTTTGTGATAATGGTGGGGACTTATTGTGCTGTGATAGCTGTCCTCGCACTTATCATTTAAAGTGCCTTAACCCTCCTCTTAAG CGCATCCCCACGGGAAAGTGGCAGTGTCCAAGCTGCGTTGAAGGAAATGATCAACTAGCACCCAAAAACCATTTGGATTCATTTTCGAAGCGAGCAAGGACTAAGATTGTCACTGGAAAATCAAAAGGTGGAGATAACTCGCTTAATTTAGAAAAAGTTTCTGCAATTTTTGGAAGCAAACTTATTTCCAAGAAAAGGTCCTCCACCAAAGGAAAATCTCTTTCGTCTATGGGAGTAAACTCAGTAAAGTTCTTTGGGAAAAAACCAATACCTTCCCAAGTAGATGCAACTTGTAGCGACAAGCCTGTTGACCCTTCTCTTGGGAGTTGCGTGGAAGGAGATGCTGATGAAAAGATATCAAACTTGTCTCCATCAGTCTCTCCTAAGGACAGGAAGTCAACTTCACCAGCCAAGGAAGATTCATCTTCGtccaaatttaataatttagaAGCAAATGATGAACAGCTAGAGGGGAAGACTGATTTATCATGCAACAAAATTCCTTTAAGAAAAACACTTGTGCTTGCTATTGCTGCTGGTGGAGAGGAAGTGAAAAAAAGGAAGCACAAAGTTGTTGATGACAATGCTGTTCAAAAGAAGCGGAGGACtgaaaaggggaaaaaaatTGTTAATACCTCTATAAAGTCCAAGTCAGGAAACAGTAAAGtacagaagaagaagtctatggCACATACCATTTCCACATCCGTATTAAAAAAGGATGTTGGAAACAAGAATTCTGATGCGCAGCAGAAAGATGAG AAGTTGTCTCAGGTAATGAAAGACACATCAAATGAGCTTGATAGAGCAGGAAGTAATGTGGATAAATCTGAGATGCGTGAAGACATTGCAATTGTTGAAGGTCTGCAG GTTGATCGGGTTCTAGGATGTCGAATTCAAGGTGAGAACATGGACTCACTACGACACTTATCTTTGAACATTGTAGATGACTCACCTTCTGGCGATCAGCTAATATCGGAAAACCAGACCAGACAGCTAGAGGATAATTCTCCTTGTGATaatgatttggatgttgaatcAACTGAAAATCTTGTTGATGGTCCTCAAAATGTTAAGAGTTCTGATAAAGAAGTTGAATTGAAAAACACTGACGGAGTGGAAAGAATTCATGTGTACAGAAGATCAATAACAAAGGAAAGCAAGAAAGGAAACCGTGTAGATTCGTTGAGTAAAACCACCGATGGTATAGGTTCCTCTCCTGGGAATGGTAAAGATCAGGATGATACCACTGTATCTGCTGAACCGTTGGAAAAGCCAAATGACAAGATGGACACAGAGGAGAGTATCGATGTCACTTTAAGAAGCGAGAGGAGCAGTGAGCTTCCAAAAAATTGTGAAATACATGTCTCTcttgaaacaaaacaaaaggaaCTGGATGTGGAGAAGGGAATGAGTAGTAGTGTTCATAATAAAGTTCAGGATGCTAATGTGGTTGAATCTGCATGTCCAAATGAAGAGAAAATTTCCTTTGAGTTTTTAGTTAAGTGGGTAGGAAAATCTCATATTCACAACAGTTGGATTTCTGAATCCCATTTAAAAGCTCTTGCGAAGAGAAAACTTGAAAATTACAAGGCAAAGTATGGGATGGCGATAATAAATATTTGTGAGGAGCGTTGGAAGCATCCTCAGCGGTTGCTCGCTCTTCGTCCTTCCCAACATGGAAGATCTGAGGCATTTGTGAAATGGACTGGATTACCTTATGATGAATGTACTTGGGAAAAAATAGATGAACCTGTGCTTCAAAATTCTTCTCATTTGATTACAATTTTTAAGAAGCTTGAAGCCCTCACGGTGGAAAAGGATGCATCAAAGGAAAATTCTAGAAAACACAATGACCGTCAAAATGATATATGTAATCTTACAGAGCAACCTAAGGAACTAAAAGGTGGTGCTTTGTTTCCCCATCAGCTTGAGGCTCTGAACTGGTTGCGGAAATGCTGGTATAGGTCCAAAAATGTGATACTTGCTGATGAGATGGGGCTTGGGAAAACAGTATCTGCTTGTGCTTTTCTTTCATCATTGTATTTTGAATTCAAAGTTTCACTTCCTTGCTTGGTCCTGGTACCTCTTTCAACAATGCCTAATTGGCTTTCTGAATTTTCACTATGGGCTCCAGATGTGAATGTTGTAGAATATCATGGCAGTGCAAAAGCAAGAGCTATAATTCGCCAGTATGAATGGCATGCAAATGGACCAAGCGGATTGAATAAGAAAACAGAAGCCTATAAATTTAATGTGCTCTTAACTACTTATGAAATGGTTCTTGCCGACTCTTCTCATTTGCGGGGAGTTCCTTGGGAAGTTCTTATTGTTGATGAGGGCCATCGACTGAAGAATTCAGGTAGTAAGCTTTTCAGTTTGCTAAATACATTCTCTTTTCAACACCGTGTTCTGTTGACTGGTACCCCTCTCCAGAACAACCTTGGTGAGATGTACAACTTGCTAAATTTCTTACAGCCGGCTTCATTTCCTTCCTTAACATCATTTGAGGAGAAATTTAATGATCTTGCGACTGCAGAAAAAGTTGATGAGTTGAAAAAACTTGTTGCTCCTCATATGCTTCGCAGACTTAAAAAGGATGCCATGAAAAATATTCCCCCAAAGACAGAAAGAATGGTTCCTGTTGAGTTGTCATCCATCCAAGCTGAATATTATCGTGCAATGCTTacaaaaaattatcaaatattGCGCAATATCGGTAAAGGGGTTGCCCAACAGTCAATGCTGAACATTGTGATGCAACTGAGGAAGGTCTGCAATCATCCATATCTCATACCAGGAACTGAACCTGATTCTGGATCTGTTGAGTTCCTTCATGAAATGAGAATAAAGGCTTCGGCTAAGTTGACTCTTCTGCATTCTATGCTGAAGATTTTACATAGGGAAGGTCACAGAGTTCTTATTTTCTCGCAAATGACCAAGCTTCTTGACATCCTGGAGGACTATTTGAATATAGAATTTGGGCCTAAAACTTATGAGAGAGTTGATGGCTCTGTTTCTGTAGCTGATCGTCAGACAGCAATTGCACGCTTTAACCAAGACAAAAGTCGATTTGTTTTCTTGTTATCCACCCGTTCTTGTGGACTTGGGATAAATTTGGCAACTGCTGACACTGTTATCATCTATGATTCTGATTTTAACCCTCATGCAGATATCCAAGCAATGAATCGGGCACACAGAATTGGACAATCAAATAGACTTTTGGTATACCGGCTTGTGGTTCGTGCTAGTGTTGAAGAGCGCATCCTGCAGCTTGCTAAGAAGAAATTGATGCTTGATCAACTTTTTGTAAATAAGTCTGGATCTCAAAAAGAAGTAGAAGATATTTTAAAATGGGGAACTGAAGAACTCTTCAATGATTCTCCTGGACTGAATGGTAAAGATATAAGTGAAAATAGTATTAGTAACAAAGATGAGGCAGTAGCAGATATCGAGCACAAGCATCGGAAAAGGACTGGTGGTCTTGGAGATGTATACCAGGATAAGTGTACAGATATCGGCAGCAAGATTTTGTGGGATGAAAATGCTATTTTAAAATTACTTGATCGTTCAAACCTTCAAGATGGTTCAACAGATATTGCTGAAGGGGATTCTGAGAATGATATGCTGGGCTCAGTGAAG GCCATTGAATGGAATGACGAACCAACTGAAGATCATGTAGTGGGTGAATCTCCACCTGATGGGACTGATGATATGTGTCCAAATTCTGAAAAGAAAGAGGATAATGTGGTTATTGGcaatgaagaaaatgaatgGGACCGACTACTGCGTGTGAG GTGGGAGAAATATCAAAGTGAAGAGGAAGCAGTTCTTGGTCGAGGGAAGCGGCAGAGGAAAACTGTTTCGTACAGGGAAGTATATGCTCCATACCCAAGTGAAGCGATGAATGAG AGTGGCGGCGAGGAGGAAAAAGCACCAGAACCGGAGCCTGAGCGTGAATATACACCAGCAGGACGAGCCTTGAAGGCAAAATT TGCTAAACTCCGTGCTCGGCAGAAGGAACGACTTGCTCAAAGGAATGCGGTTAAAGAATCACATCCTACTGAAGGATTTCCAGTTCCAGGTAGCGAGTCACAAACGCCTCCTCCTGCCATTGCCAAGGGTGGGGGGGATCTAGGAGCTGGACCGGTGCATTCAGTTCCAGAGGGGCCTTCTATAAACTTAAATGACAGCGAATATGCTCAACTTTCAGAAGGTCAGATTAGCAATGCTGACTCCTTACCAAGGATTGACAAGCATCGAAAACACAAAATGAGGGGTCCCGTTGATGTTTCTGTCAATAATCCAGGTCGTTCTCTACCGGAAATTTTCCTTCCAAATCACCATAATAAGGGGAGGCTAAACATGACAAACACTATGCCCACCAACAATCTGTTGCCTGTTCTGGGCCTTTGTGCTCCAAATGCTAACCAAACAGAATCATCAGAACGTAACATTTCGAAGCTAAATTGGAGACAAAATAGACATGGAACCAGACAAGAGTTTCCATTCAACCTTGCCGCTTGTGCCGGGACATCCATGGATGCTGAGGTCAGAAGTAAGGAAACGGCAGCAAACACCAAACTGTCTGATGCATCAACAGAAAACTTAcaacaaaatttcaaaaattgcATCCTTGATAACAGTCTCCCATTCGTTCCG TTTCCACCCTCTGTGCGAGGAAAGGAATCCGATGCGTTTGAAAGTTCAAGAGCTAGATTTACTGCGTTCCAGGAGAAAATGGCCCTGCCAAACCTGCCATTTGATGAAAGGTTGCTGGGGAGGTTTCCACTCACAACTAAGAGCATGGCAAATTCACATATGGACCTCTTATCTAACTTGTCATTAGGAGGCAGACATGAAGCTTTAAATGCAGCTATGCAAGACCTTCCAACAATGCCAGCATTACCTAATTTCAAAATGCCCCCTGAAGATTTGTTCAGATATAATCAGCAAGACATGGATGTGCCCCCTACTTTAGGTTTGGGACAAAGGCCAACCACATTCTCATCTTTCCCAGAAAACCACAGGAAGGTGCTTGAAAACATAATGATGAGAACTGGATCAGGGTCGAGCAGTTTATTGAAAAAGAAGTCAAAATTAGATGGCTGGTCTGAAGATGAACTTGATTCCCTCTGGATTGGTGTTCGGCGGCATGGAAAAGGTAATTGGGATGCTATGCTTAGAGATCCTAAGTTAAGGTTTTCAAAGCATAAACTATCAGAAGATTTATCAGTGAGGTGGGAAGAGGAACAGGTAAAGGTCTTTCAGGGGCCGCCTTTTCCTGTGCAAAGATCATCCAAGGCGACAAAGTCTACCAAGCCTGCACATTTTCCAATCTCTgatggaatgatggagaggGCATTGCAAGGGAGCAAATTTCTTTTACCGCCGAAGTTCCAAAACCATCTGACAGACATGAAATTAGGGAGATGTGATTCTCCATCTAGTCTGCCACCCTTCAGAGCATTGGATCGACCTAGTTTGCAAAGTGATCACTTTGCACCTCTTCCATCTTGGAGTTATGATATGAACAGAGCAAAATTCCCTGAAGATGCTCCTGCTGAAACATCTGATAGACCAGGATCTTCAAACAATGTGCCGACTGAAAGGCCATTTCTGCTCAATTCTTTTGGagccagcagcttgagttcttTAGGTTTGAATTGCTCAGGTTCCATTGGTACACAGCAAAAGGAGGATGATCAAGGAAGCAGGAAGCGTGGAAAGTTGCCTGTACGTCTGGAGGGAGCAGCCAATGATATGTGCGATGACCGCGTTAATGTAGGCTATGGCGAATCTAGTGGCTCAGGATTGTTATCGAACCCCATTAGACCTGAGCTTGTGCACTCAAAAGGAGAGGAGGCAGCTGGAAGCAGTATGTCAAAAGACAAGCTGCCTCACTGGTTACGACAAGCTGTGACTTCTCCAGCCAAACTTCCTGATCCTGAGCTGCCGCCTACTGTAACGGCCATTGCTCATTCAATTCGTATGCTGTACGGAGAAGATAAGCCCACAATTCCTCCATTTGTGATTCCTGGACCACCACCCTCCCTACCAAAGGATCCCAGGCGTGGTCtcaagaagagaaagagaaagttaGACAAGCACAAGCCGGTTCTTCCTGACTCTACTGGAACCAGCAAGGACTTCCAAAGCAGCCACCATGTTGATAATGGTGCTTCAAGCTCAACTCCTTTGGCGCCACCGTTTCCTCTACCTCAGACAGGAACTGCAGCACCTCAGCAGATTGAACCAGACCTTAACTTGCCTCCACTAAATTTGGCAAACCCACCACACTCTGCTGTGTACCATTTGAAAAAGGCAAGCTCAgaactttctccttctcctGAAGTGCTCCAGTTGGTCGCATCGTGCGTTGCGCCTGGCCCGCATCTTCCTTCCGTTCCCAGTTCTTCATGCATAGCTTTTGAGGACATGTTTCCCTTGCCTAGACCTGTTGGCAAAGCTAAATTTAAGGACTCGGAAGGTGCCTATAAAAACATGAAGCCTGGAAAGATTTCACCAGAAATTCGGTGCTCACCTCCAGAGGAGCATCAAGTAGAACAACACCCTGTTAGTGGTGAATCCAGCAAGACTCAGTCGGATTCCTCCCAGGTTGAACGGCCTAATGTAGAGGAGGTTTCATCTGAAGGGACTGTCTCGGATCATGCTGTGAGAGAACAGGAAACAGGCTGTACTCTCTCAGATAAAGATGAATGA
- the LOC130713593 gene encoding uncharacterized protein LOC130713593: protein MTKMWPLCSKNTTTTSSTTMKMQHEPAATVPPKSSSAAAAITTSKCHCCCLVTKLVRKLKRRSRSTPRPVSASRQGSFQCRYDPLSYSLNFDTTGCGTLLDEDYYKFYAFSSRFVANPRTSCPVLQVAGNSAH from the coding sequence ATGACAAAGATGTGGCCTCTCTGTTCAaaaaacaccaccaccacctcttccACCACCATGAAGATGCAACATGAACCTGCAGCCACCGTGCCACCAAaatcttcttctgctgctgctgcaaTTACCACCTCAAAATGTCACTGTTGCTGTTTGGTGACAAAACTGGTGAGAAAGCTCAAGAGACGAAGCCGCAGTACACCACGGCCCGTGAGTGCGAGCAGACAGGGCTCATTCCAATGCCGCTATGATCCATTGAGCTATTCCTTGAACTTTGACACCACTGGTTGTGGAACCTTATTGGATGAAGATTACTACAAGTTCTATGCATTTTCTTCAAGGTTTGTTGCAAATCCAAGAACTTCATGTCCTGTTCTTCAAGTAGCAGGGAACTCTGCTcattag
- the LOC130711502 gene encoding potassium transporter 10-like, which produces MASSVDTDQDGDNIGSMWDLDQKLDQPMDEEAGRLRNMYREKKFSALLLLRLAYQSLGVVYGDLGTSPLYVFYNTFPNGVKDEEDLIGALSLIIYSLTLVPLVKYVFIVLRANDNGQGGTFALYSLLCRHAKIKTIPNQHRTDEELTTYSRSTFHERSFAAKTKRWLEEHESRKSAILILVLVGTCMVIGDGILTPAISVLSAVGGIKVNQPHMSSGAVVSVAVLILVGFFSLQHYGTDKVSWLFAPIVLLWFLLIGGIGLYNIWYYGGSVLRAFSPVYIYRYFNRRGKEGWTSLGGIMLSITGTEALFADLAHFPVSAVQLAFTLVVFPCLLLAYSGQAAYLTQNLSHSQDAFYRSIPEKIYWPVFVVATAAAIVASQATISATFSIIKQALAHGCFPRVKVVYTSKKFLGQIYIPDINWVLMVLCIAVTAGFEEQSQIGNAYGTAVVIVMLVTTLLMILIMILVWRCHWILVLIFTCLSLIVECTYFFSVLFKVNQGGWVPLVIAGAFLVIMSVWHYGTVKRYEFEMHSKVSMAWILGLGPSLGLVRVPGIGLVYTELASGVPHIFSHFITNLPAIHSVVVFVCVKYLPVYTVPEEERFLVKRIGPKNYHIFRCVARYGYRDLHKKDEGFEKKLFDNLFMFVRLESMMEGCSDSDQYSVYGQQTEQSRDVLLNNNGNTASFNIDSPVSSEDSILPVISPPHVNITVRSCGQVSNHTEVDELEFLNRCRDAGVVHILGNTVVMARRDSRFYKKIAVDYIYAFLRKICREHSVIFNVPHESLLNVGQIFYV; this is translated from the exons ATGGCTTCAAGTGTAGACACTGATCAAGATGGTGATAACATAGGTAGCATGTGGGATTTGGATCAGAAGCTTGACCAGCCCATGGATGAAGAAGCAGGAAGGCTCAGAAATATGTACAGAGAAAAA AAATTTTCAGCATTGTTGCTTCTGCGGCTTGCATATCAAAGTCTTGGTGTGGTTTATGGAGATTTGGGAACTTCACCCTTGTACGTTTTCTACAATACATTTCCGAATGGCGTGAAAGATGAGGAGGATTTAATTGGAGCTCTTTCCTTGATTATCTACTCTCTCACTTTGGTTCCGCTTgtcaaatatgtttttattgttttaagaGCAAATGACAATGGCCAAG GTGGAACATTTGCGCTTTATTCCTTGCTCTGCCGACATGCAAAAATTAAAACCATTCCCAACCAGCATCGCACCGATGAAGAGCTTACAACATATAGTCGTTCCACCTTCCATGAAAGGTCATTTGCTGCAAAAACCAAAAGATGGTTAGAGGAACATGAATCTAGGAAGAGCGCCATTCTTATTCTCGTCCTTGTTGGTACCTGCATGGTGATTGGAGATGGGATTCTTACCCCAGCTATATCTG TTTTATCAGCTGTTGGTGGCATCAAGGTAAATCAGCCTCACATGAGTAGCG GTGCAGTTGTGTCGGTTGCTGTTTTAATACTAGTTGGGTTTTTCAGCTTGCAACACTATGGCACAGATAAAGTTAGTTGGCTTTTCGCTCCAATTGTTCTTCTTTGGTTTCTCCTAATCGGAGGTATCGGTTTATATAACATCTGGTACTATGGAGGCAGCGTTCTAAGGGCTTTCTCTCCTGTGTATATATATCGCTATTTTAACAGAAGAGGAAAAGAAGGATGGACTTCCCTTGGTGGCATCATGCTCAGCATAACAG GAACCGAGGCTCTTTTTGCGGACCTAGCTCATTTTCCAGTCTCAGCTGTACAGCTTGCATTTACTTTAGTTGTGTTTCCTTGCCTTCttttagcctattctggacaagCTGCTTACCTTACGCAAAACTTGAGTCATTCACAAGATGCGTTTTACCGTTCTATTCCAG AAAAAATATACTGGCCAGTATTTGTTGTTGCAACAGCAGCAGCCATAGTTGCTAGCCAGGCCACAATATCGGCAACTTTTTCAATTATTAAGCAAGCCCTTGCTCATGGATGTTTCCCTAGAGTTAAAGTTGTATACACATCAAAGAAATTCCTTGGCCAGATATATATTCCAGATATCAATTGGGTCCTTATGGTTCTTTGCATTGCTGTTACTGCTGGGTTTGAAGAGCAAAGCCAGATTGGAAATGCATATG GTACCGCAGTTGTGATAGTCATGCTGGTTACGACATTGCTTATGATTTTAATCATGATATTAGTGTGGCGTTGCCATTGGATTCTTGTCCTCATCTTCACTTGCTTATCATTGATTGTGGAATGCACCTACTTCTTCTCTGTACTCTTCAAAGTTAACCAAGGTGGGTGGGTTCCCCTTGTGATTGCTGGAGCATTTCTTGTTATTATGTCTGTTTGGCATTACGGCACGGTGAAACGCTATGAGTTTGAAATGCACAGTAAGGTCTCCATGGCATGGATTCTCGGCCTTGGCCCAAGTTTAGGACTTGTTCGTGTCCCTGGAATCGGACTAGTCTACACAGAGCTCGCGAGCGGAGTACCCCACATTTTCTCTCATTTCATCACCAACCTACCAGCCATCCACTCCGTGGTTGTTTTTGTGTGTGTCAAGTACCTTCCTGTCTACACAGTCCCGGAAGAAGAGCGATTCCTTGTTAAGAGGATCGGACCTAAGAATTACCACATCTTCCGATGCGTGGCGCGGTATGGCTACAGAGACCTGCACAAGAAGGATGAGGGTTTTGAGAAAAAGCTTTTTGATAACCTTTTCATGTTTGTTCGGCTCGAATCTATGATGGAAGGGTGTTCGGATTCCGATCAGTACAGTGTATATGGACAGCAAACAGAGCAATCAAGAGATGTCCTATTGAATAACAATGGAAACACAGCTTCTTTCAACATAGATTCACCAGTTTCCTCAGAAGACTCAATTTTACCAGTCATATCACCACCACATGTGAATATTACTGTCAGGTCCTGTGGTCAAGTTAGCAACCACACCGAGGTTGATGAGCTTGAGTTTTTGAATAGGTGCAGGGATGCAGGGGTGGTTCACATACTAGGAAACACAGTTGTGATGGCAAGGAGGGATTCAAGGTTCTACAAGAAAATAGCTGTTGATTATATATATGCATTTCTTAGGAAGATATGCAGGGAACATAGTGTGATCTTCAATGTTCCTCATGAGAGTCTCTTAAATGTAGGACAAATTTTCTATGTATAG